A genomic segment from Salvelinus sp. IW2-2015 unplaced genomic scaffold, ASM291031v2 Un_scaffold1406, whole genome shotgun sequence encodes:
- the lrrc42 gene encoding leucine-rich repeat-containing protein 42 isoform X1: MGDLDSGIVYVRERGQLRRVNNIVLAETKPHSSSSSSSHRTTNPLALKKEHFVFTYNKEGSLKYTAKSLYDISLLFVAYNINHVDSLEGFPEQVGDRLFAAAEEKQIFSDPDAAPKALQLFSDAYGDIVLGSLCLRHRFPLLSEKLEEIKTFHSLKCLDLFGCRLGDSHDIFQHLTSDALSSSLVQLSIGGNSLSDQGLQRLTAPVRMMRRGLRHLQILDLSYNPITEKAVGYLTCLPKLQGLDVSGTNIKVGPSFKQTVRNSIGLVLSEKLLEAFDHSCCKTQGWAEQVVNRWELSATERPKLKKIQESRTSAIRFFGREKFVRGILSASPLIQDKEQDKTRERIHLYKPATSTHTHQTQCTGAKRGQIKHSSLNSIEIAGSTNGHVKPCSRNKKRPGEHQVGDSGHHSPPVKRASSSPALTAGDLDLLNSY, translated from the exons ATGGGCGACCTTGACTCTGGCATAGTATACGTACGCGAGAGAGGACAGCTTCGTCGCGTCAATAACATTGTGCTCGCGGAGACGAAGCCGcattcatcatcctcatcatcatcacacagaaCAACAAACCCTCTGGCGTTGAAAAAGGAGCATTTCGTCTTCACCTATAACAAAGAAGGCAGTTTGAAGTACACTGCCAAATCCCTCTACGACATATCTCTGCTGTTTGTAGCGTACAACATCAACCATGTCGATTCTCTCGAAGGATTTCCTGAACAAGTAGGGGACAGACTCTTCGCGGCCGCGGAGGAAAAGCAGATATTTTCAGATCCTGATGCAGCCCCTAAGGCTCTGCAGTTGTTCAGTGATGCATACGGGGACATAGTGCTCGGGTCACTTTGTTTACGGCATAG GTTTCCCTTGCTGTCTGAAAAGCTGGAAGAGATCAAAACGTTTCATAGTCTGAAGTGCCTGGATCTCTTTGGCTGCAGACTGGGAGACAGCCACGACATCTTCCAACATCTCACATCAGATGCATTGTCCAg TAGCCTGGTCCAGCTGTCCATTGGTGGTAACAGCCTGTCAGACCAGGGTCTCCAGAGACTGACAGCCCCTGTCAGGATGATGAGGAGGGGGCTGAGACACCTACAGATACTGGACCTGTCCT ACAACCCGATCACTGAGAAGGCAGTTGGATATCTCACATGCCTCCCAAAGCTACAAGGTCTTGATGTATCAGGAACTAACATAAAG GTTGGCCCGTCATTCAAGCAGACCGTGAGGAACAGCATTGGATTGGTCCTGTCTGAGAAACTACTGGAGGCCTTCGACCACTCCTGTTGTAAAACACAAGGCTGGGCAGAACAG GTAGTAAACCGGTGGGAGTTGAGTGCGACAGAACGGCCCAAACTAAAGAAGATCCAAGAGTCAAGAACATCAGCTATTCGCTTTT TTGgcagagagaagtttgtccgagGAATCCTGAGCGCATCACCTCTGATCCAGGATAAAGAACAAGACAAAACCAGGGAGAGGATACATTTGTATAAACCagcaacaagcacacacacacatcagacccAATGCACAGGGGCTAAAAGAGGACAAATTAAGCACTCGTCACTCAACAGCATTGAAATCGCAGGGTCCACCAACGGACATGTAAAACCCTGTTCACGGAACAAGAAGAGGCCTGGTGAACACCAGGTCGGGGACAGTGGTCATCACAGCCCTCCTGTTAAACGTGCTTCTTCATCACCAGCTCTCACAGCAGGCGATTTGGATCTACTCAACAGTTACTGA
- the lrrc42 gene encoding leucine-rich repeat-containing protein 42 isoform X2, which yields MGDLDSGIVYVRERGQLRRVNNIVLAETKPHSSSSSSSHRTTNPLALKKEHFVFTYNKEGSLKYTAKSLYDISLLFVAYNINHVDSLEGFPEQVGDRLFAAAEEKQIFSDPDAAPKALQLFSDAYGDIVLGSLCLRHRFPLLSEKLEEIKTFHSLKCLDLFGCRLGDSHDIFQHLTSDALSSLVQLSIGGNSLSDQGLQRLTAPVRMMRRGLRHLQILDLSYNPITEKAVGYLTCLPKLQGLDVSGTNIKVGPSFKQTVRNSIGLVLSEKLLEAFDHSCCKTQGWAEQVVNRWELSATERPKLKKIQESRTSAIRFFGREKFVRGILSASPLIQDKEQDKTRERIHLYKPATSTHTHQTQCTGAKRGQIKHSSLNSIEIAGSTNGHVKPCSRNKKRPGEHQVGDSGHHSPPVKRASSSPALTAGDLDLLNSY from the exons ATGGGCGACCTTGACTCTGGCATAGTATACGTACGCGAGAGAGGACAGCTTCGTCGCGTCAATAACATTGTGCTCGCGGAGACGAAGCCGcattcatcatcctcatcatcatcacacagaaCAACAAACCCTCTGGCGTTGAAAAAGGAGCATTTCGTCTTCACCTATAACAAAGAAGGCAGTTTGAAGTACACTGCCAAATCCCTCTACGACATATCTCTGCTGTTTGTAGCGTACAACATCAACCATGTCGATTCTCTCGAAGGATTTCCTGAACAAGTAGGGGACAGACTCTTCGCGGCCGCGGAGGAAAAGCAGATATTTTCAGATCCTGATGCAGCCCCTAAGGCTCTGCAGTTGTTCAGTGATGCATACGGGGACATAGTGCTCGGGTCACTTTGTTTACGGCATAG GTTTCCCTTGCTGTCTGAAAAGCTGGAAGAGATCAAAACGTTTCATAGTCTGAAGTGCCTGGATCTCTTTGGCTGCAGACTGGGAGACAGCCACGACATCTTCCAACATCTCACATCAGATGCATTGTCCAg CCTGGTCCAGCTGTCCATTGGTGGTAACAGCCTGTCAGACCAGGGTCTCCAGAGACTGACAGCCCCTGTCAGGATGATGAGGAGGGGGCTGAGACACCTACAGATACTGGACCTGTCCT ACAACCCGATCACTGAGAAGGCAGTTGGATATCTCACATGCCTCCCAAAGCTACAAGGTCTTGATGTATCAGGAACTAACATAAAG GTTGGCCCGTCATTCAAGCAGACCGTGAGGAACAGCATTGGATTGGTCCTGTCTGAGAAACTACTGGAGGCCTTCGACCACTCCTGTTGTAAAACACAAGGCTGGGCAGAACAG GTAGTAAACCGGTGGGAGTTGAGTGCGACAGAACGGCCCAAACTAAAGAAGATCCAAGAGTCAAGAACATCAGCTATTCGCTTTT TTGgcagagagaagtttgtccgagGAATCCTGAGCGCATCACCTCTGATCCAGGATAAAGAACAAGACAAAACCAGGGAGAGGATACATTTGTATAAACCagcaacaagcacacacacacatcagacccAATGCACAGGGGCTAAAAGAGGACAAATTAAGCACTCGTCACTCAACAGCATTGAAATCGCAGGGTCCACCAACGGACATGTAAAACCCTGTTCACGGAACAAGAAGAGGCCTGGTGAACACCAGGTCGGGGACAGTGGTCATCACAGCCCTCCTGTTAAACGTGCTTCTTCATCACCAGCTCTCACAGCAGGCGATTTGGATCTACTCAACAGTTACTGA
- the LOC112070734 gene encoding low-density lipoprotein receptor class A domain-containing protein 1 isoform X2 encodes MKSNRTHPQQRLFDDHSLGSPDEDCCGECCRPSCRCCSRRAVCLSSIILTVGTVLAVIGVILTLVFGIPKSPPVNRVCRTADNATGFLCDDRVTCIPPSDLCNGVVTCPKGADEDTHLCSDLPNNLPDGLVFRCGNPQFWVFTDKKCNNFNDCGDCSDEIGPYAGCAPCGVYWWPCIPVDFQYCSCIPRCLCRDGRQHCYDWSDEYTCPKSLTC; translated from the exons ATGAAATCTAACCGGACCCACCCACAGCAG AGACTGTTTGATGACCATTCATTGGGGTCACCTGATGAAG ACTGCTGTGGAGAGTGCTGCAGGCCTAGCTGTCGGTGCTGCAGCAGAcgagctgtctgtctctccagtaTAATACTAACTGTAGGAACAGTCCTGGCTGTAATAGGGGTTATACTCACTCTGGTCTTTGGGATCCCCAAATCACCTCCTG TAAACCGTGTCTGCAGGACAGCGGACAACGCGACAGGCTTCCTGTGTGACGACAGAGTGACCTGTATCCCGCCCTCTGACCTCTGTAACGGGGTCGTGACATGCCCCAAAGGAGCCGATGAGGACACACACTTGTGCA GTGATCTCCCCAACAACCTTCCAGATGGTCTTGTGTTTCGATGTGGAAACCCTCAGTTCTGGGTCTTTACTGACAAGAAGTGTAACAACTTCAACGACTGTGGGGACTGCTCTGATGAGATTGGGCCTT ATGCTGGCTGTGCCCCCTGTGGTGTGTACTGGTGGCCCTGCATACCAGTAGACTTCCAGTACTGTTCCTGCATCCCTCGCTGTCTATGCCGTGATGGACGCCAGCACTGCTACGACTGGTCTGACGAGTACACCTGCCCCAAAAGTTTAACctgctag
- the LOC112070734 gene encoding low-density lipoprotein receptor class A domain-containing protein 1 isoform X1, with translation MTIHWGHLMKDLSLGCGLSPVCLSTDCCGECCRPSCRCCSRRAVCLSSIILTVGTVLAVIGVILTLVFGIPKSPPVNRVCRTADNATGFLCDDRVTCIPPSDLCNGVVTCPKGADEDTHLCSDLPNNLPDGLVFRCGNPQFWVFTDKKCNNFNDCGDCSDEIGPYAGCAPCGVYWWPCIPVDFQYCSCIPRCLCRDGRQHCYDWSDEYTCPKSLTC, from the exons ATGACCATTCATTGGGGTCACCTGATGAAG GATCTGTCGCTGGGCTGTGGTCTTTCTCCCGTCTGTCTGTCCACAGACTGCTGTGGAGAGTGCTGCAGGCCTAGCTGTCGGTGCTGCAGCAGAcgagctgtctgtctctccagtaTAATACTAACTGTAGGAACAGTCCTGGCTGTAATAGGGGTTATACTCACTCTGGTCTTTGGGATCCCCAAATCACCTCCTG TAAACCGTGTCTGCAGGACAGCGGACAACGCGACAGGCTTCCTGTGTGACGACAGAGTGACCTGTATCCCGCCCTCTGACCTCTGTAACGGGGTCGTGACATGCCCCAAAGGAGCCGATGAGGACACACACTTGTGCA GTGATCTCCCCAACAACCTTCCAGATGGTCTTGTGTTTCGATGTGGAAACCCTCAGTTCTGGGTCTTTACTGACAAGAAGTGTAACAACTTCAACGACTGTGGGGACTGCTCTGATGAGATTGGGCCTT ATGCTGGCTGTGCCCCCTGTGGTGTGTACTGGTGGCCCTGCATACCAGTAGACTTCCAGTACTGTTCCTGCATCCCTCGCTGTCTATGCCGTGATGGACGCCAGCACTGCTACGACTGGTCTGACGAGTACACCTGCCCCAAAAGTTTAACctgctag